One genomic segment of Helianthus annuus cultivar XRQ/B chromosome 14, HanXRQr2.0-SUNRISE, whole genome shotgun sequence includes these proteins:
- the LOC110906125 gene encoding uncharacterized protein LOC110906125: MKVEVEEISRSRRDNKNNDCNGGEGHVQEACNRTFGAKCSHIAKKQRAKFYIVRRCIAMLVCWRDKEK; this comes from the coding sequence ATGAAGGTGGAGGTGGAGGAGATCAGCAGGAGCAGGAGAGACAACAAGAACAACGACTGTAATGGCGGTGAAGGGCACGTGCAAGAAGCGTGCAACAGAACATTTGGAGCCAAGTGTAGCCATATTGCAAAGAAACAAAGGGCTAAATTTTATATAGTAAGGCGTTGTATAGCCATGCTTGTATGTTGGCGTGACAAGGAAAAATAA